One segment of Alkaliphilus flagellatus DNA contains the following:
- a CDS encoding alpha/beta-type small acid-soluble spore protein: MINKNKVVIPEARQALELFKEEIANELGLENETRAGYVGGHMVKKMVEDAEKSLVHLGRS, from the coding sequence ATGATAAATAAGAATAAAGTAGTTATCCCTGAGGCTAGACAAGCATTAGAATTATTCAAAGAGGAAATTGCTAATGAACTTGGATTGGAAAATGAAACTAGAGCCGGGTATGTAGGTGGACATATGGTTAAAAAAATGGTAGAGGATGCAGAAAAATCCTTAGTGCATTTAGGAAGGTCATAG
- the trpS gene encoding tryptophan--tRNA ligase, with amino-acid sequence MSNQNKKVVFSGAQPTGSLTLGNYIGAVQNWKVLEEEHDCLYCIVDSHSLTIRHDPKEFRKTSLSFLVQYLASGLDPEKNIIYFQSHVPQHAELSWILGCNTYVGELNRMTQFKDKSEKNKDNINSGLFTYPVLMAADILLYRANLVPVGEDQKQHLEITRDIAMRFNNLYGETFPIPEAHTPKVGARIMSLQEPTKKMSKSDDNVNGTIFLMDSDDVIMKKMKRAVTDSENLVAYRDEQPGVKNLITIYSRLSGLSIEEIVSKYEGKGYGAFKKDTAEVIIEFLRPFKKSYEDYMNNLDYVEKVYKNGAKRAYELAEDTMSLVRSRIGLIEK; translated from the coding sequence ATGAGTAATCAAAACAAAAAAGTAGTATTTAGTGGTGCACAACCAACAGGAAGTTTAACATTAGGTAATTATATTGGAGCTGTACAAAATTGGAAGGTTTTAGAAGAAGAGCATGATTGTTTGTACTGTATTGTAGATTCACATTCTTTAACTATACGTCATGATCCGAAAGAATTTCGAAAAACTTCATTGTCATTTTTAGTACAGTATTTAGCAAGTGGCCTAGACCCTGAGAAGAACATTATTTACTTTCAATCCCATGTTCCACAGCATGCAGAATTAAGTTGGATTTTAGGTTGTAACACATATGTAGGGGAATTAAACAGAATGACTCAGTTTAAAGATAAGTCAGAAAAAAATAAGGATAATATTAATTCTGGTTTATTTACTTATCCTGTACTTATGGCAGCGGATATATTATTATATAGAGCTAATCTTGTGCCTGTTGGTGAAGATCAAAAACAACATTTAGAGATAACTAGGGATATTGCTATGCGTTTTAATAATTTATATGGAGAAACTTTCCCAATACCAGAAGCTCATACACCAAAGGTAGGGGCTAGAATTATGAGTTTACAAGAACCAACTAAAAAGATGTCAAAGTCTGACGATAATGTTAATGGAACAATATTTTTAATGGATTCTGATGATGTTATTATGAAGAAGATGAAAAGAGCAGTTACGGATAGTGAAAATCTTGTAGCCTATAGAGACGAACAACCAGGGGTTAAAAATTTAATTACCATATATTCTAGGCTATCAGGTTTATCTATAGAAGAAATAGTATCTAAATATGAAGGTAAGGGCTATGGTGCCTTTAAGAAGGATACAGCTGAAGTGATTATAGAATTTTTAAGACCATTTAAGAAGAGTTATGAGGATTATATGAATAACTTAGATTATGTAGAAAAAGTGTATAAAAATGGGGCAAAAAGAGCTTATGAGTTAGCAGAGGACACTATGAGTTTGGTACGTAGCAGAATTGGATTAATAGAAAAATAA
- a CDS encoding CBS domain-containing protein, which translates to MISINFIVPKEKLILIDPSLDLKSTLKVIEEGNFLSLPVVKGNKFVGVIAKVKLLKAMMEEKNNNITVNDLIHTDIPSLTLYDSVEDAALLLAETNIPFVVINNTEGEFLGIITHKTIFRHYTHLYGIDKGHKLVITSYDIKGRLAALTDVISKAGANIISLLIDDPNVPTKVVKIIVRIETDNIDEVKKVIENAGFSIRQ; encoded by the coding sequence ATGATTTCTATTAATTTTATTGTACCCAAAGAAAAGCTTATATTGATTGATCCTAGCCTAGATTTGAAATCCACACTGAAAGTAATTGAGGAAGGAAATTTTTTATCATTACCTGTTGTAAAAGGCAATAAATTTGTAGGTGTAATTGCAAAGGTAAAGCTTTTAAAAGCTATGATGGAAGAAAAGAATAACAACATAACTGTAAATGACTTAATTCATACAGACATACCGAGCCTTACACTTTACGATAGTGTTGAGGATGCTGCCCTGCTTCTTGCGGAAACTAATATCCCATTTGTTGTTATTAATAATACTGAAGGAGAATTTTTAGGTATTATTACTCATAAAACTATTTTTAGACATTATACACATCTTTATGGAATAGATAAGGGACATAAACTTGTAATTACTTCCTATGATATTAAAGGAAGATTAGCAGCTTTAACTGATGTTATTTCTAAAGCGGGTGCCAATATTATAAGTTTACTAATAGACGATCCTAACGTACCTACTAAAGTAGTAAAAATTATTGTTAGGATTGAAACTGATAATATTGATGAAGTTAAGAAAGTGATTGAAAACGCAGGTTTTTCAATTCGTCAATAA
- a CDS encoding 2-oxoacid:acceptor oxidoreductase subunit alpha, with the protein MKKNLTLLIGGIQGEGVVSLGTNLMKTLSNLGYYTYGNRNFSSRIKGGNTTMTISIGVEKQLYSEDRLDIILALDKETIDLFNRKLKPNGLILFDSILSSKDLSYKKDSLIPLPITEIAKGLSAPIIKNTCALGFLGRLMGLNENELSQALKEKYHTKGDEIVEKNLKALKEAYNYDGDIFNKEDYFLSIPEKKSSKAVMMGNEAIGFGALMAGCRFIPSYPITPASEVMEYMGKVLPRYGGAMVQVEDEIAAITMAVGASYGGVRSMTATSGPGISLMMEGIGLAGITETPVVIADIQRGGPSTGLPTKHEQSDLFAIYYGGHGEYSNIILSPSTVEDCFYDTIRAFNLADKYQCPVFILSDLSLGLSPQTIDDLDYNQVVIDRGKVVIKDELSNIERGTFKRYRLTEDGISPRSFPGMLNGGHHVTGIEHNELGLPLEKPENRKNMMEKRLSKTAPLENEESIDIYRTNNSNNTLFLTFGSVFGAIKEAAYLSDKKIDFGAIRMIRPLPKKQLTSLLENYDKIVIVENNYRKQLASIIKEELGYHNKIHSITKYDGTNFTINELVEKIGEWA; encoded by the coding sequence TTGAAAAAAAATTTAACTTTATTAATTGGAGGCATTCAAGGAGAAGGCGTAGTTAGTCTAGGCACTAATTTAATGAAAACTCTATCTAATTTAGGATACTACACCTATGGAAATAGAAATTTTTCTTCTAGAATTAAAGGCGGCAACACTACAATGACAATATCTATTGGTGTGGAAAAACAGCTTTATTCTGAAGATAGATTAGATATTATATTGGCATTAGATAAAGAAACAATTGACTTGTTTAATCGTAAGCTTAAGCCAAATGGCTTGATATTATTCGACTCTATATTATCTTCTAAGGATTTAAGCTACAAAAAAGACTCATTAATCCCATTACCTATTACAGAAATAGCAAAAGGTTTAAGTGCTCCAATAATAAAAAACACTTGTGCACTTGGCTTTCTAGGTCGGTTAATGGGTCTTAATGAAAATGAATTGTCCCAAGCCTTAAAAGAAAAATACCATACTAAAGGTGATGAAATAGTTGAAAAAAACTTAAAAGCACTTAAAGAAGCCTATAATTATGATGGTGATATATTTAATAAAGAAGATTACTTTTTATCCATACCTGAAAAAAAATCATCCAAAGCAGTTATGATGGGGAATGAAGCTATAGGATTTGGTGCTTTAATGGCAGGTTGTAGATTTATACCTTCATATCCAATTACTCCTGCTTCTGAAGTAATGGAATATATGGGGAAGGTTCTTCCACGTTATGGAGGAGCTATGGTACAAGTTGAAGATGAGATTGCTGCTATTACAATGGCTGTAGGTGCTTCTTACGGTGGTGTACGAAGCATGACTGCTACTTCAGGACCTGGTATATCTTTAATGATGGAAGGTATCGGACTTGCAGGAATTACAGAGACTCCTGTTGTAATAGCTGATATTCAAAGAGGAGGCCCTAGTACAGGACTTCCAACTAAACATGAGCAAAGTGATTTATTTGCCATATATTATGGAGGACATGGAGAATACTCAAACATTATTTTATCTCCTTCCACAGTAGAAGATTGCTTTTACGATACAATTAGAGCATTTAACCTAGCAGATAAATATCAGTGCCCTGTGTTTATTTTGTCAGATTTATCTTTAGGTCTTTCTCCGCAGACAATTGATGACCTAGATTATAATCAGGTTGTGATTGATAGAGGAAAAGTAGTTATAAAAGATGAACTCTCCAATATTGAAAGAGGAACCTTCAAAAGATATAGACTTACGGAGGATGGTATTTCACCTAGAAGCTTCCCAGGTATGCTAAATGGTGGACATCATGTTACTGGAATAGAACACAACGAGCTAGGTCTTCCCCTTGAAAAACCGGAAAATCGAAAAAATATGATGGAAAAACGATTAAGTAAGACTGCTCCATTAGAAAATGAAGAATCTATTGATATTTATAGAACGAATAATAGCAATAATACATTATTTTTAACTTTCGGATCAGTATTCGGTGCTATAAAGGAAGCTGCATATTTAAGCGATAAAAAAATAGATTTTGGAGCAATTAGAATGATTCGTCCTCTACCTAAAAAGCAATTGACTTCTCTATTAGAAAATTACGACAAAATAGTTATTGTAGAAAATAATTATCGTAAACAGTTGGCTTCCATTATTAAGGAAGAGTTAGGATATCATAATAAAATTCATAGCATTACAAAATATGACGGTACTAATTTTACAATAAATGAACTTGTCGAGAAGATAGGAGAGTGGGCGTAA
- a CDS encoding formate--tetrahydrofolate ligase translates to MKTDVQIAQEAKMLPIIDIADGLGINEDELEFYGKYKAKVSLDIFDRLKDKPDGKLILVTAINPTPAGEGKTTTNVGLSMGLNKIGKKTITALREPSLGPNFGVKGGAAGGGYAQVVPMEDINLHFTGDIHAMTTAHNLLAALLDNHLHQGNQLNIDSRRIVWRRVLDMNDRALRNIVVGLGSRADGVPRQDGFDITVASEIMAILCLATSLEDLKERIGKIVVAYNFDNQPVTVKDLNATGALSLLLKDAIKPNLVQTLENTPAFIHGGPFANIAHGCNSVLATKLGLKLADYVVTEAGFGADLGAEKFFDIKCRFADLKPDCAVIVATVRALKNHGGVPKAELNQENLQALEVGYGNLEKHIENVHKFGVPVVVAINKFPTDTEAEIDFLRKHCAAKGAEVVLSDVWANGGDGGVEMAKKVVEITETQTSNFKPIYDVNSSISEKINTIAKEVYGADGVDFTKSAQTQIKRYEDLGLDKMPICMAKTQYSLSDDPSLIGKPSGFRITVKEIRLSAGAGFLVALTGDIMTMPGLPKVPAANHMDILESGEIVGLF, encoded by the coding sequence ATGAAAACAGATGTACAAATTGCGCAGGAAGCAAAAATGCTACCTATTATCGACATCGCTGATGGATTAGGAATTAATGAGGATGAGTTAGAGTTTTATGGAAAGTACAAGGCAAAGGTTTCGCTGGATATTTTCGACAGATTAAAGGATAAACCTGATGGGAAGTTAATATTAGTAACTGCTATAAACCCAACCCCAGCAGGAGAAGGAAAGACTACTACCAATGTTGGCTTAAGCATGGGGCTAAATAAAATAGGAAAGAAAACTATTACAGCACTTAGAGAGCCTTCATTAGGACCAAACTTTGGTGTAAAGGGCGGAGCAGCAGGCGGAGGATATGCACAAGTAGTTCCTATGGAAGATATTAATCTTCACTTTACAGGAGATATTCACGCAATGACAACAGCTCATAATCTTTTAGCTGCTTTGTTAGATAACCATCTACACCAAGGGAATCAATTAAACATTGATTCAAGAAGAATAGTGTGGAGAAGGGTATTAGACATGAATGACCGTGCCCTTAGAAACATTGTAGTTGGACTTGGAAGCAGAGCGGATGGAGTACCTAGACAAGATGGATTTGATATTACTGTTGCTTCAGAAATTATGGCTATTCTTTGTTTAGCAACTAGCTTAGAGGACTTAAAGGAAAGAATAGGTAAGATAGTTGTAGCATACAATTTTGATAATCAACCAGTAACTGTAAAGGATTTAAATGCAACAGGTGCATTGTCACTGTTACTTAAGGATGCAATTAAACCTAATCTAGTACAAACTTTAGAAAATACACCTGCATTTATTCATGGAGGTCCATTTGCTAATATTGCTCATGGCTGCAACAGTGTTTTGGCTACTAAACTAGGATTAAAACTTGCTGATTATGTAGTAACTGAGGCTGGTTTTGGAGCCGACTTAGGTGCAGAAAAATTCTTTGATATTAAATGTAGATTTGCAGATTTAAAACCAGATTGTGCTGTTATTGTTGCTACTGTTAGAGCTCTTAAAAATCACGGTGGTGTTCCAAAGGCTGAATTAAATCAAGAAAACTTACAGGCTCTTGAAGTAGGCTATGGAAACTTAGAAAAGCATATTGAAAATGTTCATAAGTTTGGTGTGCCAGTTGTTGTTGCTATTAACAAGTTTCCAACAGATACAGAAGCAGAAATTGATTTCCTACGCAAGCATTGTGCTGCTAAGGGGGCTGAAGTAGTTCTTTCGGATGTATGGGCAAACGGTGGAGATGGTGGAGTTGAAATGGCTAAGAAGGTAGTAGAAATTACTGAAACTCAAACATCAAATTTCAAACCTATTTATGATGTTAATTCCAGCATTTCTGAAAAGATCAACACAATTGCAAAAGAAGTTTACGGTGCAGATGGAGTTGATTTTACTAAGAGTGCTCAAACCCAAATAAAGAGATACGAAGATCTAGGATTAGATAAAATGCCTATTTGTATGGCGAAAACTCAATATTCTCTATCTGATGATCCATCGCTAATTGGTAAACCTTCAGGATTTAGAATTACAGTAAAAGAAATTAGATTATCAGCTGGTGCAGGATTCTTAGTAGCATTAACAGGTGACATTATGACAATGCCAGGGCTGCCTAAGGTTCCAGCAGCAAACCATATGGATATTCTTGAAAGCGGAGAGATAGTAGGGTTATTCTAA
- a CDS encoding DUF881 domain-containing protein, which yields MKKTSKLIVLIFFTIFGITIGIQFNSMIGGDFTSPHKNEIEAQEVSDLRKTTEDMKTRIIDLKKQVDTLEQERAVESVPLQKLKTTVDEYKFLAGYSSASGPGITIVLDSDLQENIAEIIEGRRYLISLVNELKVFGGEMVSINDYRVVGRSEITLAGNHINVHGKPIAPPYIIQAIGSTDSLKRYVEHGTILFELMASNGITSNIKFSEDIKIPALVKEKPLQFSNIVED from the coding sequence TTGAAAAAAACTAGTAAACTAATCGTTCTTATATTTTTTACTATATTCGGTATAACAATCGGTATTCAATTTAACTCAATGATAGGTGGAGATTTTACTTCTCCACACAAAAATGAAATAGAGGCTCAGGAGGTATCAGATCTAAGAAAAACTACTGAAGATATGAAAACAAGAATAATTGATTTGAAAAAACAAGTGGATACACTAGAGCAAGAACGGGCTGTTGAAAGTGTTCCTTTACAAAAGTTAAAAACAACTGTAGATGAGTATAAATTTTTAGCAGGGTATTCATCGGCTTCTGGACCAGGAATTACTATTGTGTTAGATAGTGACTTACAAGAGAATATTGCTGAAATTATTGAGGGAAGAAGGTATTTAATCAGCTTGGTTAATGAGTTGAAAGTTTTCGGAGGAGAAATGGTATCTATTAATGATTATAGAGTTGTTGGGCGTAGCGAGATAACATTAGCTGGAAATCATATTAATGTACATGGTAAGCCTATTGCTCCCCCATATATTATTCAAGCTATCGGGAGTACAGACTCACTCAAACGTTATGTAGAACATGGAACAATTTTATTTGAACTTATGGCATCTAATGGGATTACTTCGAATATAAAGTTTTCAGAGGATATTAAAATACCTGCATTAGTAAAGGAAAAGCCATTACAGTTTTCAAATATAGTGGAAGATTAG
- a CDS encoding 2-oxoacid:ferredoxin oxidoreductase subunit beta yields MATMQDYSNKVTPTWCPGCGHFSILRAIQVAASKLEIPIDKFASITGIGCSGRLSGYLNGYSFHGIHGRSLPIAQGIKMANKDLVVIAAGGDGDGFAIGTSHTLHAIRRNLNMTYIVLNNQIYGLTKGHTSPLSDTGFETKSTPFGSMDNPLKPGITALAAGATYLAQGFSGFQDQLIDIIVKGIEHDGFSIINIFSPCVTFNKVNTYQWYRENIKNIDEDSTYDSSNYQAAMNKLIETDGLCSGIIYQKNEPSFLDKLQGKEAKPLTDLNLKISKDEFENLLNKFK; encoded by the coding sequence ATGGCTACTATGCAAGATTATAGCAATAAGGTAACACCAACTTGGTGTCCTGGTTGTGGACACTTTTCAATACTAAGGGCAATCCAAGTAGCTGCATCAAAGCTAGAAATACCTATAGATAAATTCGCCAGTATAACCGGAATAGGATGCTCTGGCAGACTATCTGGCTACTTAAATGGTTACAGCTTTCATGGTATACATGGGCGCTCATTGCCAATAGCACAAGGTATTAAAATGGCTAATAAAGATTTAGTGGTTATAGCTGCTGGTGGAGACGGTGATGGTTTTGCAATTGGAACTAGTCATACACTACATGCAATAAGAAGAAACTTAAATATGACATATATAGTATTAAATAATCAAATATATGGACTTACAAAAGGACATACATCTCCTTTAAGTGATACTGGCTTTGAAACCAAAAGCACTCCATTTGGTTCTATGGATAACCCACTAAAACCTGGTATTACAGCACTTGCTGCTGGCGCAACTTATTTAGCCCAAGGCTTCTCAGGGTTCCAAGACCAACTAATAGATATAATAGTAAAGGGAATAGAGCACGATGGATTTTCTATAATTAATATTTTTAGTCCTTGTGTAACTTTTAATAAAGTAAATACTTATCAATGGTATAGAGAAAATATTAAAAATATTGATGAAGATTCCACCTATGATTCTAGTAACTACCAGGCTGCTATGAACAAATTAATAGAAACCGATGGATTATGCTCAGGTATTATCTATCAAAAAAATGAGCCTTCATTTCTAGATAAGCTTCAAGGTAAGGAAGCAAAGCCTCTTACAGATTTAAATTTAAAAATTAGTAAAGATGAATTTGAAAACTTATTAAATAAGTTTAAATAG